DNA sequence from the Streptomyces sp. NBC_01264 genome:
TTGCGGAAGGTGGTGAGACTGACGTACCTCGCTCTGCCCAGCTCATCGATCGTCATGCGCCCGACCCTACGCCGCCCGGTCGGCCGGAGCGGTCCGCTGGTCCGCCGGAGCCCGGTCACCGCCCGGCCGGAGCCGGTCAGCGGGAGGTGACGGCCCGCTCCAGCAGACCCCGCAGCAGGTCCTGCTCCTCCGGGGCGAGCCCGGACACCGGCGAGTCCACGGCGAGGAGGCCCAGGAGCCGGGTCCGCAGGGCGGCGCGCTCCCGCACGTGCTCGGCGATCCGGGGCGCTGGCCCGTCCGCCAGCCCGCACAGCTGCCGCTCGGCGATGACCTGGTGCTCGGGAGCCACCCGGAGTACCTGGACCCCGCGGGCCACCTCGTGGCGGGCGTCGACGGCCTGCTGGTGGAGCACGGCGGCCGCGCGCTGCTGATCGACGCGGGCTTCGGCCCGCAGACGCCCCGCGCCCCGGACGGCCCCGTCGGCGTGATCCACGGGGGTGCGCTCCCGGACGGCCTGGCCGAACTCGGCGTCGCCCCAGGGGACATCGTGGGACCGCCTCGACCTCCTCACCACGGAGGGCACGACCGAGCGGGTCGCCGCGCGTGCGCACGCTCGACGACGGGCAGGAGACCTTCCCCGGGGTCCGCGTGCGGATCACCCCCGGGGCACACCGTCGGGCACGCCGAGTACGTGATCACCGGGGGCGGCCGGCGCCTGATCGCCTTCGGTGACGCCGTGCACTCGCCGATCCAGATCTACCACCCCGACCGGTCCTCGGCCTTCGACCACGACCTCGCCCGGACCGCCGTCCACCGCCGCCACCATCGGTTTCGGCGTCCACTTCGCCGACGTGGTGTTCGGTCAGGTCCGGCAGGACGGGGAAGGCGGCCAGAGCGGGACCTCAGGCGGCCGGCGCCGCCGGCTCCCCGTGGGTGAGGGTCTCCCACGCCACGAACAGGTCGTCCGTCCCGGCCGGCCGCGTCTTCTCGACCAGCTCGCGGGTGTACGGGAGTTTCGCGCCCGTCCGCACCGCGTAGTGGTGGAGGGCGACTTCCAGGTCGGGTCCCATCGTGCGCTCCAGCTTGCCGCCGCACAGCCACCCGGGGGCCTGGGCCCCCAGTTGGTACTTCGCGTGGAACTCCAGTGCCGCGCGGAGCCGCTCGCCCTGTTCCCCGTACAGGTCGACGCCCTGGTGCCAGGCCGTCTCCGCGATGTGCGCGGACGCCGCGAGCGCGTAGCCGACGTGCATCAGGTTGCGGCAGGTCTCCTGGGCGACGCCGTCGACGTACGCCCCCTGGCCGAACCAGTACGCCGCCACCTTGTCCGGCGAGTCGATGCCGGTGCGCGGCGGCGCCAGCGGGTGCGCGCCGTCCCGCTCGAGGTAGAAGTAGGCCGGGACGCGGTCGCGGAACCGGTCCAGGGACTCCTGGAAGACGGCCCGGTCCTCCAGGAACACGGAGATGCTCAGATCCGCGTCCGTCATCGCCAGCTCCCAGTTGCCGTTGTACGCCGGCACCTGCGCGCGGACGGCCGGGAGGTAGGCCGTGCGCAGCATCTCCTTGAAGCGGGCGACCCGCCCCTCCCCCCAGGCCGGGTGGTCGGCGTGGACGATCTCGGCGGCGCGGGCCCAGGTGGAGCCGGACCAGGCGGCCTGGAGCCCGGCGTTGTCCTCGGTGTGGCGCTTCATCACGGCGGACCAGCCGTCCATGATCTCCACGGCCTTGCGGGCGTGGGAGGCCTTGCCGTTCACCGACCACAGCAGGGCGTGGGTGTACGCGGCGATCGCGTCCTGCCGTTCGTCGAGGCAGGACTGCGGCCCCGAGTTGAAGGGGCAGGGCACCACGTCGGCCGGGTGGGCCCGGTAGTCGAGGGAGGCGTAGCGGCTCTTCAGGAGCGCCTGGTACGCGGAGTTCCACGGCTCCTTGCCGGCCGCGACCATCTGCTTCGCGTGCTGGAGCCGGGTGTGGCTGACGACGACGCCCGGGTGGCGGAAGACCACGTCGCCCGGGTCCCCTGCGTGGGCCCGGCCTTCGGGGGCGGCGCAGGCCGCGAGCAGCAGGCCGCCCGCGAGGAGGGCGCCCACGAGTCCGAGGCCGATTCGCTTGGATGTGGAAGCGTTCATGTCTGACACGCCTTCACGCTTGCCCCGCGCCCCGGCCCTCCCACCGCCGATTGGGCCGTTCGGCCCGCCGGGCCCGCTCTTACGGCACGCCGAAGGGCGGGCCCGTCGGCCGAACGGCCGCGACCCGCCCGCCCTCCCGGACCTCACACGGGCACGAGGGCGCAGCGCCGCATCACTTCGTCCAGCGAGAGCCCCAGGGCCCCCGCCAGGGCGGCGACGGTGAAGAAGGCCGGGGTCGGGGCCCGGCCGGTCTCGATCTTGCGGAGGGTTTCGGCGGAGAGCCCGGCGCTGGCCGCGATCTCGACCATGCTGCGGCCACCGCGGGCCGT
Encoded proteins:
- a CDS encoding alginate lyase family protein; amino-acid sequence: MNASTSKRIGLGLVGALLAGGLLLAACAAPEGRAHAGDPGDVVFRHPGVVVSHTRLQHAKQMVAAGKEPWNSAYQALLKSRYASLDYRAHPADVVPCPFNSGPQSCLDERQDAIAAYTHALLWSVNGKASHARKAVEIMDGWSAVMKRHTEDNAGLQAAWSGSTWARAAEIVHADHPAWGEGRVARFKEMLRTAYLPAVRAQVPAYNGNWELAMTDADLSISVFLEDRAVFQESLDRFRDRVPAYFYLERDGAHPLAPPRTGIDSPDKVAAYWFGQGAYVDGVAQETCRNLMHVGYALAASAHIAETAWHQGVDLYGEQGERLRAALEFHAKYQLGAQAPGWLCGGKLERTMGPDLEVALHHYAVRTGAKLPYTRELVEKTRPAGTDDLFVAWETLTHGEPAAPAA
- a CDS encoding helix-turn-helix domain-containing protein; the encoded protein is MVRTPLTPEERERGERLGALLRTARGGRSMVEIAASAGLSAETLRKIETGRAPTPAFFTVAALAGALGLSLDEVMRRCALVPV